Proteins from one Mucilaginibacter jinjuensis genomic window:
- the pbpC gene encoding penicillin-binding protein 1C: MRTIYKKPKTIISAGIVLVLIILFWFCIPKHLFNAPTSFVIDDNQGQLLGASIASDGQWRFPYNADVPPKFKACIIAFEDKRFEHHPGFDFLAFGRAIKQNIRARRVVSGGSTLTMQVIRLSTRKNRTVWQKLLEIFKALRLELTHSKSEILALYSSNAPFGSNVVGLDAASWRYFGRAPDKLSWGEMAVLAVLPNSPSLVHPGKNRMILLRKRNLLLDHLRQQHIIDATTASLAKLEPVPEKPFPLPTLAPHLLQRFKTDNIAHKQNGGRIKTSINSILQQNVTDIIERHHQLLKGNDIRNAAAIVLDVETGQTLAYVGNISHPENKDMESDVDVIASPRSPGSTLKPLLYAAMLHDGLILPNSLIPDIPTQIAGYHPQNFDLGYDGAVSASKALARSLNIPAVKMLVQYKYDRFHSLLRNVGMTTLKQPADHYGLSLILGGSENTLWELSGAYADMARVLNHYQQYKGKYNPNDYRNPVYKPAPRVTPELEKGGLLDAASIYYTFQAMEEVMRPGDELLWQQFTSTQRIAWKTGTSFGFRDGWAIGVTPRYVVGVWVGNTNGEGRPGLIGVNTAAPILFEIFRQLPVTRDWFAVPAGEMTMMAVCHESGYRAGENCDHVDTLFMPKSGLKAPVCPFHQLVHLDASRKWQVTSVCEAPANMVHVPWFVLPPSMEFYYRSHNYSYKPLPPFRADCAATLQHPMELIYPKDGAKVYVPLEADGTRGRMICNAAHRQTGIKIFWHLDNQYVGETKDYHQMALNPSAGKHVLTLVDANGNRLQSYFEVLDKGK; the protein is encoded by the coding sequence TTGAGAACGATATATAAAAAACCTAAGACTATAATCAGTGCCGGTATTGTACTGGTACTGATTATACTGTTTTGGTTTTGTATCCCTAAACATCTGTTTAACGCCCCAACTTCGTTTGTAATTGATGATAACCAGGGGCAGTTATTAGGTGCATCAATCGCATCCGACGGGCAATGGCGGTTTCCGTATAATGCTGATGTGCCGCCCAAATTCAAAGCCTGTATTATTGCCTTTGAGGATAAACGTTTTGAGCACCACCCCGGGTTTGATTTTCTGGCTTTTGGCCGTGCCATTAAACAAAACATCAGGGCAAGGCGCGTGGTAAGCGGAGGCAGTACGTTAACCATGCAGGTGATCCGTTTATCAACCCGAAAAAACCGCACGGTATGGCAAAAACTGCTCGAAATATTTAAAGCTTTAAGACTAGAACTTACGCATTCAAAGAGCGAGATATTGGCTTTATATTCAAGCAATGCACCATTTGGGAGCAACGTTGTAGGGCTCGATGCTGCATCGTGGCGATATTTTGGCCGCGCACCCGATAAGCTTTCATGGGGCGAAATGGCCGTACTGGCCGTGCTGCCCAATTCGCCTTCGCTGGTGCATCCGGGTAAAAACAGGATGATACTACTCCGAAAACGCAATTTATTGCTGGATCATTTACGACAGCAACATATTATTGACGCTACCACCGCCTCGCTTGCCAAACTGGAGCCTGTGCCCGAAAAGCCTTTCCCCCTGCCAACGCTTGCGCCTCATTTACTGCAGCGTTTTAAAACCGATAATATCGCCCATAAACAAAATGGTGGCCGTATAAAAACATCCATCAACAGCATTTTACAGCAAAATGTTACCGATATTATTGAAAGACACCACCAGCTTTTAAAGGGCAATGACATCCGCAACGCGGCGGCTATTGTTTTAGATGTGGAAACCGGGCAAACCTTAGCTTATGTGGGTAATATCAGTCACCCCGAAAATAAGGATATGGAAAGCGATGTAGATGTAATAGCATCGCCGCGCAGTCCCGGCAGTACTTTAAAACCATTATTGTATGCTGCCATGCTGCACGATGGGTTGATATTGCCTAATAGCCTCATCCCCGATATACCTACACAAATTGCTGGGTATCACCCCCAAAACTTTGATCTTGGGTATGATGGCGCTGTGTCCGCCTCAAAAGCCTTAGCAAGATCATTAAACATACCGGCGGTTAAAATGCTGGTACAGTATAAGTACGACCGCTTTCACAGCCTGTTACGTAATGTGGGGATGACCACGCTTAAACAACCGGCAGACCATTATGGCTTATCATTAATATTAGGCGGCAGCGAAAACACACTATGGGAACTAAGCGGTGCTTACGCGGATATGGCACGTGTACTAAACCATTATCAACAATATAAAGGGAAATATAATCCAAACGATTATCGCAACCCCGTATACAAACCGGCACCTCGCGTTACCCCTGAGTTAGAAAAAGGCGGACTGCTGGATGCGGCATCTATTTACTACACCTTTCAGGCAATGGAGGAGGTAATGCGCCCTGGTGATGAATTATTATGGCAGCAATTTACCTCCACGCAACGCATTGCATGGAAAACCGGCACCAGCTTCGGTTTTAGGGATGGCTGGGCAATTGGTGTAACCCCACGTTATGTTGTAGGTGTTTGGGTTGGTAATACCAATGGTGAAGGCCGCCCCGGATTAATCGGCGTAAACACTGCTGCCCCTATTTTGTTCGAGATCTTCAGGCAACTCCCTGTAACCCGTGATTGGTTTGCGGTGCCTGCGGGAGAGATGACAATGATGGCAGTGTGCCACGAAAGCGGTTACCGTGCAGGTGAAAATTGCGACCATGTTGATACCTTATTTATGCCCAAAAGTGGCTTAAAAGCTCCGGTTTGCCCCTTTCATCAATTAGTACATTTAGATGCAAGCCGTAAATGGCAGGTAACTTCTGTATGTGAGGCACCTGCAAACATGGTTCATGTGCCCTGGTTTGTGCTGCCCCCATCTATGGAGTTTTATTACCGCAGCCATAATTATAGTTATAAACCTCTCCCCCCTTTCCGGGCAGATTGTGCGGCTACCTTGCAGCACCCTATGGAATTAATATATCCAAAAGATGGTGCAAAAGTATATGTACCATTAGAAGCTGATGGCACACGCGGCCGGATGATATGCAATGCAGCGCACCGGCAAACAGGCATTAAAATATTCTGGCACCTGGATAATCAATACGTAGGGGAAACCAAAGACTATCATCAAATGGCTTTAAACCCATCAGCAGGTAAACACGTGCTAACACTGGTTGATGCAAACGGCAACCGCCTGCAATCTTATTTTGAAGTTTTAGATAAGGGGAAATAA
- a CDS encoding oxygenase MpaB family protein — protein MKYFVKEDSIVREIWGKADTVLFIFAASAAEFALNKAVDWLYFTGKLPADPLGRLFSTVTYAQRIIFSTNNEACAAIDQITAIHKQVEHARGSQIPDWAYRDVLFMLIDYSIRAYELLECKLTLAEKEEVFHVFCKVGLRMGFEGLPTTYNAWKIMREIHLKQDLQFSNFTVDLFKQYRQHLGGVRFPLLKLVQALMAPSDVTDLLKLKQIRRLKPLLYLYKISSHIKLQVYLKNALLPVKYKIEIQNLDTYGGR, from the coding sequence ATGAAGTATTTTGTAAAAGAAGATTCGATAGTGCGGGAGATTTGGGGCAAGGCTGATACGGTGCTGTTTATTTTTGCGGCCTCAGCCGCCGAATTTGCCCTGAACAAGGCAGTGGACTGGCTATACTTTACCGGTAAGCTGCCGGCCGATCCATTGGGCAGATTATTTTCTACAGTTACCTATGCGCAACGAATTATCTTCTCGACTAATAACGAAGCCTGTGCTGCCATAGATCAAATTACGGCTATTCACAAACAGGTTGAGCATGCGCGCGGTAGCCAGATCCCCGACTGGGCTTACCGTGACGTTTTATTTATGCTGATTGATTATTCGATCCGCGCGTACGAGCTGTTAGAATGTAAGCTGACACTGGCCGAGAAAGAAGAAGTGTTTCATGTGTTTTGTAAAGTAGGCCTCCGTATGGGGTTTGAAGGCTTGCCTACAACTTATAATGCTTGGAAAATTATGCGCGAAATACACCTGAAGCAAGACCTTCAGTTCAGTAATTTTACCGTCGATCTGTTTAAACAATACCGGCAACATTTAGGAGGTGTAAGATTCCCCTTATTAAAGTTGGTACAGGCCTTAATGGCCCCTTCGGATGTAACAGATTTGTTGAAACTCAAACAGATCAGGCGTTTAAAACCTTTGCTTTATCTGTATAAAATAAGTAGCCATATTAAATTACAGGTATATCTTAAAAATGCACTTTTACCTGTGAAGTATAAAATTGAAATCCAAAATCTGGATACCTATGGTGGCCGGTAA
- a CDS encoding DUF2809 domain-containing protein encodes MFKFNPAYFILAVVLFLVEFFIGFYMHDAIIRPFGGDFLVVILLYCMVKSVADTRVAVTAIGVLLFSYVVETLQYFHIVNILGLQNSRVTCIIIGTGFSWIDMLMYTLGILLVWLIEVKILRKPK; translated from the coding sequence ATGTTTAAATTCAATCCCGCTTATTTTATTCTCGCTGTCGTATTGTTTTTGGTCGAATTTTTTATCGGCTTCTACATGCACGATGCTATTATTCGCCCTTTCGGGGGCGATTTCTTAGTTGTTATCCTGCTGTATTGCATGGTTAAAAGTGTTGCCGATACCAGGGTGGCCGTTACCGCAATAGGAGTGCTGCTGTTCTCTTACGTTGTAGAAACCCTGCAATACTTCCACATTGTGAATATACTGGGCTTACAAAATTCCCGTGTGACTTGTATTATTATCGGTACCGGTTTTTCATGGATAGATATGCTGATGTATACGCTCGGCATTCTGCTGGTATGGCTTATTGAAGTTAAAATACTCCGTAAACCCAAATAA
- the xrtN gene encoding exosortase N: MLAIRLKKTIVMPYLAIAFGLTYLFIALWLLPAYLTWDANLFVGLLLAPYICTADESRYSLRYLVPALLMLALAIVVPVKTMLFIAMLFAILLLLENSLGKLSESFLFLLFFISPVFKYIISMVDFPVRLWLTSKVAGLLNMMGIKAVAAGNQIQLDKCDFSVDPACAGLNMLIISLIICLFILMHYQRQTGKRLRFIYLTGLFLTTIGLNVIGNFFRILILVVFKIMPGTFYHDAVGIACLGIYVIAPLVKGVGPLLNYVGIAPKPIIASKKKHSFYLIRYPILHAGFATLLLLVALNVVSADKLIPASKEIELDGFYKQQMDNGIMKFDGKQTLIYIKPSAFYVPGHDPMICWTGSGYIFNNIKKEQWNGIELYTGTLQKGKDKIYAAWWFDNGYMRTTNQLQWRWEAAKGKHPFYLINVNAANRQVLQRQAGSLLTNPAYLK, translated from the coding sequence ATGTTAGCAATAAGGCTTAAAAAAACAATTGTGATGCCCTACCTGGCTATTGCCTTTGGCTTAACCTATCTTTTTATAGCGCTTTGGCTACTGCCTGCCTATTTAACCTGGGACGCCAATTTATTTGTAGGGCTGCTGCTGGCACCTTACATCTGCACGGCCGACGAAAGCCGGTATTCGTTACGGTACCTGGTCCCCGCTTTATTAATGTTGGCGCTGGCAATTGTGGTGCCGGTTAAAACCATGCTTTTTATAGCCATGCTGTTTGCCATATTATTATTGTTAGAAAATAGCCTGGGCAAGCTCAGCGAATCATTTTTGTTCCTGTTGTTCTTTATTTCGCCGGTGTTTAAGTACATTATTAGTATGGTTGATTTCCCGGTAAGGCTTTGGCTTACATCAAAAGTTGCCGGTCTGTTAAATATGATGGGCATTAAAGCTGTAGCAGCCGGGAACCAGATCCAACTGGATAAATGCGATTTCTCTGTAGATCCGGCTTGCGCAGGGCTTAATATGCTGATTATATCACTTATCATCTGCCTGTTTATTTTAATGCACTATCAACGGCAAACCGGTAAGCGGCTGCGGTTCATATATCTAACAGGCTTGTTTTTAACAACCATCGGCTTAAACGTGATAGGTAACTTTTTCAGGATACTGATATTGGTGGTTTTTAAAATTATGCCGGGTACATTTTATCATGATGCAGTAGGCATCGCTTGCCTGGGTATTTATGTAATTGCGCCGTTGGTAAAAGGAGTAGGGCCCTTACTAAATTATGTAGGCATTGCACCTAAACCAATTATTGCATCTAAAAAGAAGCATAGTTTTTATTTGATCAGGTATCCCATATTACATGCCGGTTTTGCTACCCTGCTTTTATTGGTAGCCCTTAATGTGGTAAGTGCTGATAAGCTGATCCCTGCATCGAAGGAAATAGAGCTCGATGGCTTTTACAAGCAACAGATGGACAACGGCATTATGAAGTTTGATGGTAAACAAACGCTCATCTATATAAAACCAAGCGCCTTTTATGTACCCGGCCACGATCCCATGATTTGCTGGACAGGCAGCGGCTATATATTTAACAACATTAAAAAAGAACAATGGAACGGCATTGAACTATATACCGGCACCTTACAAAAAGGTAAGGATAAAATTTATGCCGCCTGGTGGTTTGATAATGGCTATATGCGAACTACAAATCAACTGCAATGGCGTTGGGAGGCCGCAAAGGGTAAGCATCCGTTTTATCTTATCAACGTTAACGCCGCTAACCGGCAGGTGCTGCAAAGACAGGCAGGTAGTTTATTAACAAACCCAGCTTATCTTAAATAA
- a CDS encoding XrtN system VIT domain-containing protein, producing MKRITILLSQDRLYLAGIILIIISAMILAVTDQFTRQSASGAFFFNYALSAGYLFVLLFGKVSKRGLNLSERKIGHIIMLLVLWFISAFALNREMNVFDQSVPWLSVWIVLSSVALILASMYQALPGLLNYITFFLLGGAFLLFSYYAIYLLPLYVFSIIGIIAIGISLHTYVPLGLAIVTAILILSVSRQNIKMLYMAIAGFALPVIGCISFLICWNTANQKINLLINQNALNDAKLPAWINVSQHIDNSFWAERILKAGLVYHEVSNDHFFWGGMPSHSFDEPKQHDPLVVIATLLFKKPNLDENDRIKVLKSMYNSRHQAQERLWSGDNLETISVISNVKLFPEYRMAYTEKMLTVRNNADWNWSKQEAIYTFHLSEGAVISSLSLWIDGREAKSRLTTKATADSAYHQVVGVEQHDPSVVHWQEGNTVTVRVFPCTTTENRRFKIGITSPLTKKGDKLIYENASFEGPQAGNALESMQVTTAGNASELQLPAVFKQTTLGVYRADRTYQPDWQIACKAPALATSAFSFADTAYQVKNYEAKLEDFTPDKIYLDLNKSWSESEFNQIWDKIKTRPVYVYDDKLMRLTDDNVKDVFDIMSQQNFSMFPVNAISDPARALIISKSTDSAPNLSDLEGSDFEKDLTTYLKVPTQIRFYNIGNQLSPYLKALKELRIFNYTDGEPKDLIALLDQHQFVKNQEDDQTVVLNNAKVMIQKTTSTDIKNAPDHVLRLFAYNDLMKKVSGDYFNHNYVQPANIAEAEKAFIVSPVSSLIVLETQEDYNRFGIDENKNSLKNASMKSSGAVPEPQEWLLIVLCLGVAAYVLYSKKLKPQNL from the coding sequence ATGAAACGAATCACAATCTTACTATCACAAGATCGGCTGTATCTGGCAGGCATTATTCTTATCATCATCTCGGCAATGATATTAGCTGTTACCGATCAGTTTACCCGGCAATCAGCTTCAGGGGCCTTCTTTTTTAATTATGCGTTATCGGCAGGCTACTTGTTCGTGTTGCTTTTTGGCAAAGTATCCAAACGGGGGCTAAATCTTTCAGAACGGAAGATAGGGCATATCATTATGCTGCTGGTACTGTGGTTTATCAGCGCATTTGCATTAAACCGCGAAATGAATGTGTTTGATCAGTCAGTACCGTGGCTTAGCGTATGGATCGTATTATCAAGCGTAGCGTTGATACTGGCGTCCATGTACCAGGCATTACCGGGGTTGTTAAATTATATCACGTTCTTTTTGTTGGGTGGTGCTTTTTTGCTATTCAGTTATTATGCCATTTACTTGTTGCCTCTTTATGTCTTTAGCATTATTGGCATTATTGCGATAGGTATTTCGTTGCACACCTATGTGCCGCTCGGGTTGGCTATTGTTACGGCCATTTTAATTTTGAGTGTATCGCGCCAAAACATAAAAATGCTTTACATGGCTATCGCCGGGTTTGCTTTACCGGTAATAGGTTGCATTAGTTTTTTGATCTGCTGGAATACAGCCAATCAGAAGATTAACCTGCTGATTAATCAAAACGCTTTAAATGACGCTAAGCTACCCGCCTGGATTAACGTAAGCCAGCACATCGACAATTCATTTTGGGCCGAGCGTATTTTGAAGGCCGGATTAGTGTATCATGAAGTTTCAAATGATCATTTTTTCTGGGGAGGTATGCCGTCGCACTCTTTCGATGAACCGAAGCAGCACGATCCGCTGGTGGTTATAGCAACGTTACTTTTTAAAAAGCCAAACCTCGACGAAAATGACCGTATTAAGGTCTTAAAATCGATGTACAACTCACGCCACCAGGCACAAGAGCGCCTTTGGTCGGGCGATAACCTCGAAACCATTAGTGTGATCAGTAATGTAAAATTGTTCCCCGAATACCGGATGGCCTATACCGAAAAAATGCTCACGGTAAGGAACAATGCCGATTGGAACTGGAGTAAGCAGGAAGCCATTTATACTTTCCATTTGTCAGAAGGTGCGGTGATATCATCCCTGTCTTTGTGGATAGATGGCCGCGAGGCAAAATCAAGGCTCACTACCAAAGCTACGGCCGATTCTGCTTATCATCAGGTAGTAGGGGTAGAGCAGCATGATCCATCTGTGGTGCACTGGCAGGAGGGCAATACGGTAACTGTTCGTGTATTCCCATGTACCACTACCGAAAATCGTCGTTTTAAAATCGGCATTACCAGTCCGCTTACTAAAAAGGGCGACAAGCTGATTTATGAAAATGCTTCATTTGAAGGCCCGCAAGCAGGTAACGCTTTAGAATCTATGCAGGTTACAACGGCAGGTAATGCTTCTGAGTTGCAGTTGCCGGCTGTATTTAAGCAAACTACTTTAGGTGTGTACCGTGCCGACAGGACTTATCAGCCCGACTGGCAAATTGCCTGCAAGGCGCCGGCTCTTGCTACCAGCGCATTTTCATTTGCAGATACAGCCTATCAGGTCAAAAACTACGAGGCGAAGCTGGAAGATTTTACGCCTGATAAGATTTACCTCGATTTGAATAAATCGTGGTCCGAATCAGAATTTAACCAGATCTGGGATAAAATAAAGACCAGGCCGGTATATGTTTATGATGACAAGCTGATGCGCCTTACTGATGATAATGTAAAGGATGTGTTTGATATCATGAGCCAGCAAAATTTCAGCATGTTCCCAGTCAATGCAATTAGTGACCCGGCAAGGGCGCTGATCATCTCTAAAAGCACCGACAGTGCACCAAACTTAAGTGACCTCGAAGGCAGTGATTTTGAAAAGGATTTGACTACTTATTTAAAAGTACCTACGCAGATCAGGTTTTATAACATAGGTAATCAGCTTAGCCCATATCTTAAAGCCTTAAAAGAGTTACGAATATTTAATTATACCGATGGTGAACCCAAAGATCTGATCGCTTTATTAGACCAGCACCAGTTTGTGAAGAACCAGGAAGATGACCAAACCGTGGTACTGAATAATGCGAAAGTGATGATCCAGAAAACAACTTCCACTGACATTAAAAATGCGCCCGACCATGTGTTGCGGTTGTTTGCCTACAATGATCTGATGAAGAAGGTTAGCGGCGACTATTTCAACCATAATTATGTACAGCCTGCAAATATTGCCGAAGCCGAAAAAGCGTTCATCGTATCCCCGGTGTCGAGCCTCATCGTGTTAGAGACACAGGAAGATTATAATCGTTTCGGGATCGATGAAAATAAGAACAGCCTTAAAAATGCATCGATGAAATCATCAGGTGCAGTGCCCGAGCCACAGGAGTGGTTATTAATTGTATTATGCCTGGGTGTTGCCGCGTATGTATTATACAGTAAAAAGTTAAAGCCTCAAAACCTGTAA
- a CDS encoding winged helix-turn-helix domain-containing protein has protein sequence MSVLVANESYDFNSLKDLLEVTDGNLASHLKALEKDEYITVNKSFLGRKPNTRYQASAKGIAAFKKHLEALENLIKQQKL, from the coding sequence ATGAGCGTACTGGTGGCTAATGAGAGTTATGATTTTAACTCGCTGAAAGACTTGCTGGAGGTAACCGACGGCAACCTGGCATCGCATTTAAAAGCTTTGGAGAAAGACGAATATATTACTGTAAACAAATCCTTCCTGGGGCGCAAGCCCAATACTCGTTACCAGGCATCGGCAAAGGGGATTGCTGCGTTTAAAAAACACCTCGAAGCACTCGAAAATTTAATAAAGCAACAGAAGCTTTAA
- a CDS encoding DUF6515 family protein gives MNRIPKKGIATILLSATFAMIFDPVFAGIAPQNQNQDQKPVQQRPVRQSNGNAPQQRPQNNNPQQQRPPASNGGQRPQGGGWQRPPANNGTQPTGGQPPQGNGGQRPQGGWQRPPANNGSQPTPGNSGQTPPVNNGGQPQQGNNGQPQQGNGWQRPSQGNGNQPPQNNGGQRPPQDNSTQPQQGNGGQRPPQGNNGPPQNNNGGQRPQWNGGQRPPNGYYRPGSNGGARPGGGYYRPPVYHPTRPVYVYRRPTYVYRYHPYRPYYWGPAWHPIGFFAAALATTAVIVALNNQQYYYDNGAYYEPAANGYQVIAAPIGLVVNGLPEGYNTIAVGDYTYYYFGGDYYAQVQNGYQVVDAPIGAVVTNLPEGASETVINDETFIYYNNTYYQPININGQNCYEVVDMREQPQQ, from the coding sequence ATGAACAGAATTCCTAAAAAAGGAATTGCTACAATATTGCTATCTGCAACATTCGCAATGATATTCGATCCTGTTTTTGCCGGTATCGCACCGCAAAACCAAAACCAGGATCAAAAGCCGGTGCAGCAACGCCCAGTACGCCAGTCAAATGGTAACGCTCCGCAGCAACGCCCTCAAAATAATAACCCACAGCAACAGCGTCCACCGGCCAGCAATGGCGGTCAGCGTCCGCAAGGTGGGGGATGGCAACGCCCGCCTGCAAACAATGGTACACAACCAACGGGTGGCCAGCCGCCGCAAGGTAATGGTGGGCAACGCCCGCAAGGTGGATGGCAACGTCCTCCGGCCAATAATGGTAGTCAGCCAACACCAGGTAATAGTGGCCAAACCCCACCCGTAAATAATGGTGGCCAGCCTCAGCAGGGAAATAACGGCCAGCCTCAACAAGGCAATGGTTGGCAGCGGCCTTCGCAAGGTAATGGTAATCAACCACCTCAAAATAATGGAGGCCAACGCCCACCGCAAGATAATAGCACGCAACCTCAACAAGGTAATGGAGGCCAGCGTCCGCCGCAAGGTAATAACGGTCCGCCGCAGAATAATAATGGCGGTCAGCGTCCGCAGTGGAATGGTGGTCAACGCCCTCCGAATGGCTATTACAGGCCGGGGAGCAATGGCGGTGCCCGCCCTGGTGGTGGTTATTACAGGCCACCGGTGTATCATCCCACCCGCCCGGTTTATGTTTATCGCAGGCCAACTTATGTGTACAGATACCACCCGTACCGCCCATATTACTGGGGACCTGCCTGGCATCCAATAGGTTTCTTCGCAGCAGCTTTAGCTACTACGGCTGTTATTGTTGCGTTAAATAACCAGCAATATTACTATGATAACGGTGCTTATTATGAGCCTGCTGCCAATGGCTACCAGGTTATAGCTGCCCCGATAGGTTTGGTAGTAAATGGCCTGCCCGAGGGTTACAACACCATAGCAGTTGGCGATTATACTTACTATTATTTCGGTGGTGATTACTATGCGCAGGTACAAAATGGCTACCAGGTTGTAGATGCGCCTATAGGTGCAGTGGTAACCAACTTGCCCGAAGGTGCATCAGAAACGGTTATCAACGATGAAACCTTTATTTACTATAACAATACCTATTATCAGCCTATCAATATTAACGGGCAAAATTGCTACGAAGTGGTAGATATGCGCGAGCAGCCACAGCAGTAA
- a CDS encoding winged helix-turn-helix transcriptional regulator — protein MEPHRSYCPVNLAIEVIGDKWSLLILRDMIFYKRRHFNELLRQSEEKIASNILRDRLAMFEKEGLVTKGKGPDDIHKQKVTYSLTEKSIDLLPVLVSAIGWSIKYEPVNMQKYKPAIDLFAAGQAGIEGFQKLLREEHLTADVVQA, from the coding sequence ATGGAACCACACAGATCATATTGCCCGGTAAACCTCGCAATTGAGGTAATTGGTGATAAATGGAGCTTGTTGATTTTGCGCGATATGATCTTTTATAAAAGGCGCCATTTTAACGAACTGCTGCGCCAGTCGGAAGAAAAGATCGCATCCAATATTTTAAGGGACAGGCTTGCCATGTTTGAGAAAGAAGGCCTGGTTACCAAAGGCAAAGGCCCCGATGATATCCACAAACAAAAAGTAACCTACAGCCTTACCGAAAAAAGCATTGATCTGCTCCCTGTTTTAGTATCGGCCATCGGCTGGAGTATTAAATACGAGCCTGTAAACATGCAGAAATATAAACCTGCAATAGATTTATTCGCAGCCGGTCAGGCTGGAATTGAGGGTTTTCAGAAATTGTTAAGGGAGGAGCATTTGACGGCGGACGTTGTGCAAGCGTAA